In the genome of Andrena cerasifolii isolate SP2316 chromosome 5, iyAndCera1_principal, whole genome shotgun sequence, one region contains:
- the Rab2 gene encoding RAS oncogene family member Rab2: MSYAYLFKYIIIGDTGVGKSCLLLQFTDKRFQPVHDLTIGVEFGARMITIDGKQIKLQIWDTAGQEAFRSITRSYYRGAAGALLVYDITRRETFNHLTIWLEDARQHSNSNMVIMLIGNKSDLDNRREVKREEGEAFAREHGLVFMETSAKTATNVEEAFIKTAKVIYEKIQEGVFDINNEANGIKIGPQHSPTSPGGIAGTTGQGNTQGGGCC, encoded by the exons ATGTCGTACGCGTACCTTTTCAAATACATCATCATCGGGGATACAG GGGTTGGCAAATCATGTCTTCTCCTTCAGTTCACGGATAAAAGATTCCAGCCAGTACATGATCTAACAATAGGCGTTGAGTTTGGTGCCCGTATGATTACGATCGATGGGAAACAGATCAAGCTTCAAATTTGGGACACT GCAGGTCAAGAAGCATTTCGCTCTATTACACGTTCATATTACCGCGGGGCGGCAGGAGCTTTATTAGTATATGATATTACACGTAGGGAAACATTTAATCACCTAACGATTTGGTTAGAAGATGCCAGACAACATTCGAATTCTAATATGGTGATCATGTTAATCGGTAATAAAAGTGATCTGGACAATAGACGGGAAGTGAAGAGAGAAGAAGGCGAGGCATTCGCGAGAGAACATGGACTTGTTTTTATGGAAACCAGTGCGAAGACGGCGACCAATGTAGAGGAAGCATTTATCAAAACAGCTAAAGTGATCTACGAGAAAATTCAGGAAGGTGTATTCGACATAAACAACGAG GCAAATGGTATTAAGATCGGACCACAACATTCGCCGACAAGTCCCGGTGGGATAGCAGGTACCACTGGGCAAGGGAACACGCAAGGTGGTGGGTGTTGCTAG